From the genome of Limnochordia bacterium:
GATTATCTCTGTGCTACTGACGGCAGAGAGAAGCGCCTGCTGGACTTCGGGCCAGGGGATGGATGGCCTTCACTGGGTATAGCACCATTTACCAAAGAGGTAATCGGCGTTGACGCTTCTATGAAACGGGTGGAAGTCTGTAGAGCCAATGCTGCCCGCCTAGGAACCACAAATGCTTACTTTGTGCATATACCCGCTGGGGAGGCGCTACCATTTGACGATGAATCCTTCGATGGAGTTGTGGCTGCAAGTTCTATTGAGCAGACTCCGGATCCTAAGGCGACCCTTCGGGAGATATATCGTGTCCTAAGGCCCCAAGGAAGACTTCGCATATGGTATGAAGCTCTTAACAGGTATGGTGGGGGACGAGAGCGGGAGATATGGCTTTCAGCAATTGGCCACTGCACATGTAGGTTGATTATCTATGTTCGGGACATTGCAGGGGAAAGGACTGAGCAGTACGGGCTCACTTTTAGAATGTCCCGGGAAGAGTTGGCTGCATCCCTGGCCCCCGGCAAATCTGAGCCTACCTATGGGGATCTTAGCATCAAAACGCT
Proteins encoded in this window:
- a CDS encoding class I SAM-dependent methyltransferase, with the translated sequence MDIVHWIEQNLPITSCTSDVFIYDDMESQSGQSLPVIYKPFDANQASHWQDRGQILDYLCATDGREKRLLDFGPGDGWPSLGIAPFTKEVIGVDASMKRVEVCRANAARLGTTNAYFVHIPAGEALPFDDESFDGVVAASSIEQTPDPKATLREIYRVLRPQGRLRIWYEALNRYGGGREREIWLSAIGHCTCRLIIYVRDIAGERTEQYGLTFRMSREELAASLAPGKSEPTYGDLSIKTLDNLRLQIVDVRKCALRHPSAKTLATWLEEVGFSEVLPTHDGGTFARRLYDHVPIDRRPSDIDGLDAVLEPLVGIAVELAAPIGLDPMITAVK